The genomic DNA cagattaacacacatttgagatccgataagtaactacaactcaaggtcatgatagttctagattaagcactctccatacatggcatgagagagtctaaattaagcaaccaccataaattggatcgcagattaatcattccagcttgagtatgaaaccatttccagtttaagtaacctccatacatggcatggagactctaagttaggcttatgtttcaactcaaacccaaagattcaatacacacacatttctcaattcaaataagcattttgttaattcaatcggagttcagctctcttgggcaagcagtggcactggacacagtccttgccttgACCCAAGCTTaaacttagccacacatcttcaacaaaaaaattaaagagacaggaattaaaGTTCTGGAATGTAATACAGAAACGTAAATAAACAGTTAAAGaacattacagaatgtaaacaagcatgaaaagaaataGCAGAATGTaactaacagaaaatgaagaacactggaacaacacgaagaaacaaaaaaaaactactggaatttaagagcaaaaagaaaggaatagaacagtgtgcttttccccttattctgattaaaatggcggatgggggcTCTCTTTTTGTGAAGCCgacgatagatatatatatatattcatctccTGCAAATGGCCCttgtcaaagaagaaattacatcgcGTGCCACTACGGTCATTTGCGCGTCTCTGACAAAAGATCGCATGCTGAAGTTGCTGTGCGCCTGCTGATTACAGGAGCTGGGCTTCCTTTTTAAttccaatttaatttcatgGGTTGCTTGGAGCTGGGCCTTCTTTTGCTTTGGACTTTGATGAGCCTCCAAGTCCACGCATGCTGCTTCCAATtcattataatatgttataatattatatatattatatgatatattacatgcttatttattatattatatatatgcttcacgcatgcacttatatgatatatatatgttttatatttatataggtattatatttatatatattataataaatatatttatttattatatattatatattatatttacttactattttattattattattatatatatatttgggaaaTCTACATATAACCACGAAAGGCAtgtaaatattcaattaaagcCAATTTCAAagtcaaaataagggtgaaaatataataaaattttgacatttttgagcatcaatcacacccccaacttaaacattgctagtcccataacAATCGAATTTTATACTAGTCAATTTTCATTCACAgcatcaacattaatgtttaaatttcagATTTGAAactaaaatgtataaaacaagaataagctaCTCTAACACGCAATTGACCATTCTTTGTCAGATTTTCGTCATGGGACACTCAATCATAGAAAaagcaatcaaataaattaacacacCCACATTACAACCTCTaagctttgacttcaaaccCTCTTAGGTGTACACTCCAAGAAAAATGATCCCTCATGGCTACTCTTTGGGATGCACCgtaataagagtaaatgcaaaacaaattcaaatcggtgtcatcataaaatgaaaaatggactttaatgaaagaaaaaggattttgacatagcttcatgatagGAATAATGCACAAATGCACAACTTcagatattaaacaaaatttcaattctaaaattcaaatctcaagCTTCCATGTGTCATAGGATGTAGAGGGATTGCATAAGAATTGTAACGGGGCTTAGGGGTGGATGGGTAAACAAGGAAAAGGgtaaagaattcaaagaaataTGCCCCGGGAAATATTCCTATCTAAGCAgatactcattttttttctttttgttttttttctcttttttttctctttctcttttttttttttttttgaatttgatgttaacaaaaaaaaaaatgaatcaacacaatgaaagcatacatcttctcatcagctttttattgaataactacgagtttttttcttttttttttcatcatttttttttcttttcaattttcagtacTAAGATAGACTATTTCTCGTACACATTAGGTGGGGCAAATATTTACATGGTTTAGGACAAAAGGAgggtaataagaaaagaaataatttaatgggCTCAATGGGGctaataagggaaaataatagaaaaagaaataggttAACAGGCTTAAATTTTCAACAAGAGAATTCCACTGTTACATCCTATGACACACTTtcactcaatcatcaaatttagaatttgaaaccagtttaattctttcattgacatttttggcattcaaagcaaagtagtgtaatgaagctattgaaaaacatGAAAGGCAAGGAAAATTGCAACTAGAGTAAGCGTTTATTCACTCAGAAAGAACAGTTAATAGGCTCAATTGATCACACTAGGTAACAGTCTCCACTTAAGTTGAGAAATCATGTAGTGCATTAaccaattaattactatttcTATAGATTTCATGCCCGACaaacaaattttcaatcaaAGAACAATCTATGCATACAGATCACTCATTCTAAATCCTATACATTCATgtgttcaaataagaaatcatcacACTTATGCCTAAAATTGCAAACTCAAATTGACTAAcagcataaaaatttaatgcgATAGAATAAGCATCAATGAAAGTATATTAATcctcaaacagaaaaaatatatacgtatGCAGGATAATTGTAGGAGTAAAAAGGAGCAAAAGAatcccaaatttttttctttctttctattattttttttaattttttttaaaatttttaattaattttttattttttatttttaattaatacattCGGATGCTACATGAAGCTCATTCGAAttgattcttcatttttttttctttattttttttattttttttataattttttaaggattcattcgaatgttacATAAATAACGTTTGAatgaatttgttaatttttttaattattttttttataaatattttttatttattttttaattttcttaagtgattcattcgaatgctactGGGAGCAACATTCGGATGCCTTTgcagattttttattatttatttatttttttatttaatatatatattttaggattatcattcgaatgagaacaaaattcattcgaatgaattttaaacagtaattcaatttgtgaatgatttgtacaggtcattcgaatgcaaaagtattttcattcgaatgaatttcatgcacattcaaatgaaaatgaggacattcgaatagtttttctttttctgtacatttccttcttggtttccttgagtcattcgaatgtaactgcaactcattcgaatgactaagcaCACATTCGAATGtcagccaaatttttttttttaatttttttttcatataacacAAGtagaaaaacacacaaacaaataaaataaaacactcaAATTGAGACACTAAAACACAacggaaatattttttttatttttatttattattatataacacaaacaaaaaccaaataaaaacagaaacaCACAAATAAAAACTCGAATTCGaatgtttttatataacatAAACAGAAAGtcacacaaacaaaattaaacagaaactattttttttaattattattttttttaaaataacacgaccacacaattaaacaaaaccaaaataaagtcGAGCGTTCTCATAGGTAACCATGAAATAGGGTcgcaattttttattattattattattttttttttataaggaaaattaactaattgaatctatattcggatgttagaaatggattcAGATGAAGGGTAGGTTATCGAATGAACTTGAGAGTATTCAAATGTTGGCTTCAACTTTTAAAGAAAtagcagattcattcgaatgaaatttGAGTgtggagaaattcattcgaatgaattttaaacagtaatttcatttgtgaaggaatttggccagctattcgaatgcaacagtactttcattcgaatgaattttggacacattcgaatgcaacagagGCTATTTGAATactttcttgctttcttctttaATAGCTcacaggtcattcgaatggtttacaacgcattcgaatgactaatctcatccggatacagaattcgaataacaacagaatttttttttttttttacacacacTTCCAAATATCtaatcacaaaatttaaatcCACATAGAATGTCATTAAGGTGTAAATGTGCAAGGATCATCTCAACAGTTCAAGCATACCTTTACCACCCAACTTGTATTGTGTATTGTTCTTAAACACAATAACACATAAAAATTAGGAATACCTGGATGGTGAAATATGCTTAGACACAATAAAAAGTTGAGATTAGGAGTACCTGGTGTCTTCAATGCATAAAAGATCCATATGCTCATTGTGGATGTAAAAAACTGAACtaaaaaaaagaagcataaaCTAGTGAATGTTAAAGAGGAATGCcaaacttacaaaaaaaaaactctctaaaaaaaaaacacacattcaaaatcaaaaacaactaCATGAAGGCAAAACTAATAGccttttattctattttttttttctatttctttttcctcttcttccaattaaggatcaaataagtggttgcacttCGAATCACAACAATGATTACATGCTTTAAACcacttataacattattttcaaaatgatgcaattggatttttcttataaaagcacgactatcttttgaaaatgtttcattcaGAGGTGTTGGATCTATTACATCAGAATATGGcatattaatttgcacaaacacctcacacatgtctggtttaatttgatcccctacATAGACCAACCTAAAGGACATAAAGTTAGGCTCAAATGTGGATAGACCTATGTCATCTTTACATTTCAACTTCTGGATCttatcctcatcctcctcccGAACTTCTTCTTCTACAATGGTATCACTGGACGAAAATTCCTCCCCAACACATTGACCTATAGAATCTTGATTAGGTTGGGTTGAAAACTCACCCGGATCACTCATGCTCAAGATCTCTGTCAACaaggtcaattgttctaaaatgtcacttgTGGCCCtaatggtttgttcttgaagttcgaCCATTTGCTCAAAAAATTTTTGACCTTCCATGAACTCCTGAAAGGTATCCTCTAAAGATTGCTCATCTTGAGAGTGGTACTCGTTGGATGTAAACCCTTGCTCTaactcaaattggtgaggtggtgAAGGGAAGGGTTCATGAAGTTGAGAAACAGAATCATTGCTCCAAAAAGAATTCTGATTATCATATGAGCTAGGGTAAGGGAAAAGACTTGGGTTGTAACTCAACACAAAAGAATCCTCCCCCTGACTCTAAAtctggttaaaagaaaacctacCCTTATTGTGGTGTGATTGAAAATCAGATGGTTTCCCTTTCAGAAATCTTTTAAGAACAGGTATGGTAGGACAATCATCTGTTTGATGATTTAAAGACTTGCACACTGAGCATCTCACCTCActtacattttgaaaattttgatactCTAACCACTCCACCTTCCAGGTTAAATAATCTAATGTCGCACTAGGGtcatcattaaaatcatggTGAACAACAGGAAGTGTGGTGTAGGAAAGAGTTGGTTgcctaggaaggtttgggtaaTCCTCAGAGGGTCTGGAAACAGTTTGCTCAATGGGATCGTGATAACCAAAAGCACTTCCAAACATagacatgtaatcaaaataCTGAGACATGATGGAATATGAACGTGAAAATGCAGATAAGTATTCTAACAATGAATCTTACCTAACCTATGTCTCATGTATTAATAacacaacaacaaaattaaCAGAAATTAAGTtcctgtattttttttttttttgcagcacTAATTCCATCACTGATCTCCCCTACAACAGCGCCAAAATTGgttgcgcttaaccttgtgcatttatttcaaacaacacatacaaaataaacaaagaagaaacaagcatgcaagcacaaggcgtttatacttgctagtgtacgagtgtgcgctgtagcacaatttaattttctgggtaagtccagatcgattcactgggagatcaaaatagaaatgaaatgcggcgaaagatttttaCGCTCAAtgagtttgtcagaccaatttagctaaatgatttgtttttcaagattaaaaataagatgtttaTGTATGGAAGGCAAccttgggacaaagcaatttatgtgtcagcccactgatttaccaaagagatatcaaaatattaacatcgactgatttaaattgaggttatgcagttaactgtattccaaaatgataatagttctaagttaagcactctccatacatggcatgagagagtctggattaagtaactatcataaattgaaatacagattaacacacatttgagatccgataagtaaCTACAACTCAATATCATGATAGTTCTAgattaagcactctccatacatggcatgagagagtctaaattaagcaaccaccataaattggatcacagattaatcattccagcttgagtatgaaaccatttccagtttaagtaacctccatacatggcatggagactctaagttaggcttatgtttcaactcaaacccaaagattcaatacacacacatttctcaattcaaataagcattctgttaattcaatcggagttcagctctcttgggcaagcagtggcactggacacagtccttgccttggcccaagcttaaacttagccacacatctccaacaaaaaaattaaagagacaggaattaaaGTTCTGGAATGTAATACAGAAACGTAAATAAACAGTTAAAGaacattacagaatgtaaacaagcatgaaaagaaataGCAGAATGTaactaacagaaaatgaagaacactggaacaacacgaagaaacaaaaaaaaaactactggaatttaagagcaaaaagaaaggaatagaataGTGTGTTTTTCCCCTTATTCTGAttaaaatggcggatgggggcTCTCTTTTTGTGAAGCCgacgatagatatatatatatatattcatctccTGCAAATGGCCCttgtcaaagaagaaattacatcgcGTGCCACTATGGTCATTTGCGCGTGCTCTGACAAAAGATCGCATGCTGAAGTGATAGGGCGtaattatatgcatatttttatctaatttttatcttaatcttttgttatttttcctacataaaatgtgtttatatggattttatattattttaatattttttgtaggAATTTAGCAAAAGGAATAAATTCGAAGATTTGggtataaaaagaaaagaaacaaaaaaaatatatattataaaattaatttcaaaattaatatggtaaattaatactataataaaaataaaaaaataaatattataaataattagcattataatataaataaagttataatataattaatagtatattaaatattatattatctagtatattatttatatatattattatattatatatttcattacttatatattatatattatatattgaagtGCCGTGAGTTGCATGGAATTAGGGCAGCCTTGTgtttcatgtgtatatatatattaatatgagaGTTGGCAGGCAGATGGTGTTGGGAGAAAAGCGGCACGGCATGGAcggaaagcaaaagaaagatagagaatGAAAAATTGGAACCGCGGCCATGCAAGCACAGGAAGAAGAATAGACAGCAGCGCATGGAAAAGAATTGAAGGAAACGGAAGCAAGGGAACGAGTGTGGCAGACGAGGCTGCAACAATCGGGCATTTTGATTCAACTCCAGTAACCCAGATCTGATATTCAGATTTGGAACAGGGGattccttttcttattttttctagttgccattctatttttctttggtTGGTTTGGATTTCAATTATGCAGAAACTCTTGGTTAATgttgagaatattttatttattatgagtgGCTAAATAATTGTCTAGGGTTTTTAAAGGATCTTATGTATTGAAACTTTATTGGTTACTCAATTTTTGGTTGTGATTGTTATATcaactatgtttattttgttctaaaCTTAATGCTTGTAATTGTTTGATCGCCAATTACATGATTAGAGATTTCTTATGATGCTAgacatagataaataagaaatagactttggacaaaataacatatgttaATTGGGGAAgacattcacttgattacatgtgcaatttgtgattatatttgtaatgaatattttcatataatgagtACCTATGCTTaatgtgttctctaattctaatTCATATAGACATATAGTGAGTTATGTTAGTTGAATAAACTTGTTAGACCTAGACATAGGctaacaaataaattagagtGCTCCATTGACATAGTTCATAATTtaatcaaccaaaaattgagGTAATTTGATAAAGTGGATTTACTaggtgaatttagaaaaccctaggtcttaaccaattgatttttaattcttagttaattcttagttatatattaattaattttcttaattaatcaactgtccaaatatagttaattgtgaataattttagtatttaacaGGGTAGTAACCAATCTCCGTGGGAACGATATCTTATTCATCATTTTACTTGTCTTGACCGCGTATACTTGCGTGTTATTCGTGGGTTATATAAAATCACgaacaagtttttggcgccgttgccggggattgtgtttactatttcttttaatattaataccaattgcaattaattataatttggacattttatttatttatgtatttattttttactcatgCAGGGAAATGGGCTAGTACATGAACACAAGATCCAAGGGCATTGAATCTATTCCACTTGACTTGGAAATTGAGCAAACTATTTCTCATTGAATCTATTCCACTGAATCTAGCCATTTAGATCAAGTCAAATTATCAAGTGAAGGCGAAAAGGAACCAATGGCTCagcaagaagaacaaaaaaaattgagagagtATGCTATGCCTAAGGTGGATGGGATTAGCTCAAGCATTCAGAGACCAACAGTGCAggcaaataattttgagatCAAACCATCCATAATTCAGATGATTCAGACATCCGTTCAATTTGGAGGTTTTCCAAATGATGATCCCAACCAACACCTCAGTAATTTTCTAGAGATATGTGACACTTTCAGGTTGAATGGGGTGTCCGATGATGCAGTGAGATTAAGgctctttcctttctctcttcgaGATAAGGCTAAAAGTTGGTTGAGTTCGTTGCCACAGGGATCCATTACTACTTGGACTGATTTGGCACAGAAATTTTTGGCAAAATTTTTCCCACCTGCAAAGACTGCAAAGATGAGAAATGACATTACCTCATTCATGCAACAAGATTCAGAGACTTTGTATGAGGCTTGGGAGAGGTACAAGGAGCTATTACGACGATGTCCACATCATGGTATTCCTGATTGGTTACAAGTACAGACATTTTATAATGGTTTATTGGGACACACGAGAACAATCATAGATGCTGTTGCAGGTGGAGCACTTATGGATAAGTCATTTGATGATGCTTACACCTTACTTGAAGACATGGCTGCCAATAATTATCAATGGAATCCTGATAGGACTCCTCAaagaaggactgcaggtgtcTATGAAATTGATGCAATATCAGCCTTGACTGCTCAGGTACATGCTTTAACTAAGCAGTTAGCTCAAAATGGAATTCATACACCTCAAGAAATTGTGGCATCATGTGATTTATGTGGAGGAAATCATCTCAGGGAGAGGTGTGGATTGAACACGGAGTTTGCACAATATGTCGGCAATTATACCAGGCAACAAAATAATCCCAACTCGAATTTCTATAATCCTGGTTGGAGAAATCatccaaatctttcatggagcaACAATCAGAATGTTCAACAGCCTATTCAAAGGCCGAATAATGGTCCTTCAGGATTCCATAACAATCCAGTGCAAGACAAGGTTAAATCAGTCGAGGAGTCTTTGAATAAGTTCATGGAGCAAATTGCAAATCTTTTTCAGAATCAATCTGTGCAAATTCAGAGTCAAGGAAttgcaataaaaaatatagagaatcAATTGGGCCAACTGGCAAATTCCATGAATTTTCGACCACAAGGTGCCTTACCGAGCAACACTGAGCAAAACCCAAAGCGAGAGGACAAAGAATAATGCAAAGCAATTTCAAGCCACCAAACTCACGAGCATACCAGCTTATATGCTCCACAATTAGTTCCAAAGGAGATAAGTAAACAGTTAGTGGAAGGCCAGTCAGATTTTGAGCAATTTGTAGAAATGGGTGATGAGTTGAATGAGCAGGGAGTGCCTTCAGTTAATCAAAATAAGGCTAAATCTGATGCATACGAAGAAAATTCTAGgaggcaaaagaagaagaaaggggagAACTATCCAACTGAATATGACCCCAAATCTGGATACCCACCTCCTCCATTTCCTCAGTgtttacaaaaacaaaaacaagagcaaaatttttctaaatttcttgAGGTTTTTAAGAAACTGAATATTAATATTCCTTTTGCAGATGCATTGGAGCAGATGCCGAGTTATGCTAAATTCATGAAGGACATACTCTCGAGAAAAAGAAGGCTAGAAGACTACGAGACAGTTGCTTTGACTGAAGAGTGCAGTGCTATTCTTCAAAACAAACTTCCTCCAAAGCTCAAGGACCCAGGGAGTTTTACTATCCCTTGTACTATTGGTAATCAGTATTTAGGTCGAGCTTTGTGTGACTTAGGAGCTAGTATCAATTTGAtgcctttttctatttttaagagATTGGGATTAGGAGAGGCTAAACCCACAACAGTATCCTTACAACTAGCTGATAGGTCAATTAAGTATCCATATGGAGTTATTGAGGATGTTTTGGTTAAAGTTGAAAAACTGATTTTGCCTGCTGATTTTCTTGTTCTAGATATGGAAGAAGACAAGGATATTCCCATTATCCTTGGAAGACCCTTCTTAGCTACAGGCAGAACTTTGATTGATGTTCAAAAAGGAGAACTTACCATGAGAGTTCAAGACCAAGAAGTCACATTTAATGTCTTTAAAGCTATGAAATTTCCTAATGGTGCTGATGATGGTTTCAGGTTGGATGCATTGGACACTTTGATGTTTGCTTCCCCCAGTCCCAAAGAAGATGATCTGCTCCAAGCTGCCTTGACAAATTTGGAggcttttgatgatgaagtcgAGGAGtgctacacgaacttcccaggggggtcacccatccctagattaccccaggttaagcactcttaacttgggagttttttgccaacatgcagcccaaaaggtatccagctggtgttgtttcatttcttacactatcctcgatatatactaacttctctgggttctcggggtattacattctcccccccttaagcacatgacgtccccgtcatgcgaccttacaaccggtcccagatctctccccccttgcatggccgatgtgggattcgcctaaggtgcctacacgcaccccccataggggccttaCGCcgccctcgggactcagcctcctcgctgaggtttgccccaccaccgcgctcagaggctcgggggtcggctatgataccatttgtaacatcccgttcgagcgataggaaggaccggaacaacttaccctaatgggcctacacgaacttcccaagggggtcacctatccctggattaccccaggttaagcacgcttaacttgggagttctttgccaacattcagcccaaaaggtatacagctggtgttgtttcctttcttacactatcctcgatatatactaacttctctgcgctctcggggtattacacaaaatatgggtgaaaatataataaaattttgacattttttagcatcaatcacgtaatctaatatatatagtaatatgTTAACCAATTGTTCTCCAACTGTCAATCAATTTCCTCATTTCTGTCGATAGACAGAATAGTTGCCTTGTATCTATCGACCGACCAAAACCATTTGTCGATCATTTTCACTCATTTGTCGAtcgattttcatattttaactaacCAGTCAACCAATACTCTTCATTTGTTGATCGTTTCTGTTGCTGAAAGCCTCCAACGACTAATTTTTCAATTCCTAACGACTctaaacggctagtttttggttgAAGCTTgtaggatgcctataaatacaagtcaatgATGATGTTGAAGAGgttaatggatgggaatgaagtgaagtgagcttataaattatttatatattttaaaattgtatttgtgctttcataattttctctcaaagactttgattttcatttgtatttaattgtttCATGCCTTGTATCTTCTTGAAAGACATTATAACAAAGAGTGTATATTCTTAGATTCTCTCTATTAaatatttcttgtatttcctatcTTGTGTagttagagggcctacttgtgtaagtaggacgTAATTCATAGTCTTGAACTAGAGGActtacttggtttaagtaagagattttaatgaattgaattcaaaattcttaATGAGGAATTAAGATAGTGGATTA from Diospyros lotus cultivar Yz01 chromosome 4, ASM1463336v1, whole genome shotgun sequence includes the following:
- the LOC127799745 gene encoding uncharacterized protein LOC127799745, with amino-acid sequence MAQQEEQKKLREYAMPKVDGISSSIQRPTVQANNFEIKPSIIQMIQTSVQFGGFPNDDPNQHLSNFLEICDTFRLNGVSDDAVRLRLFPFSLRDKAKSWLSSLPQGSITTWTDLAQKFLAKFFPPAKTAKMRNDITSFMQQDSETLYEAWERYKELLRRCPHHGIPDWLQVQTFYNGLLGHTRTIIDAVAGGALMDKSFDDAYTLLEDMAANNYQWNPDRTPQRRTAGVYEIDAISALTAQVHALTKQLAQNGIHTPQEIVASCDLCGGNHLRERCGLNTEFAQYVGNYTRQQNNPNSNFYNPGWRNHPNLSWSNNQNVQQPIQRPNNGPSGFHNNPVQDKVKSVEESLNKFMEQIANLFQNQSVQIQSQGIAIKNIENQLGQLANSMNFRPQGALPSNTEQNPKREDKE